One region of Sphingomonas abietis genomic DNA includes:
- a CDS encoding glycosyltransferase family 4 protein, whose protein sequence is MKIALVSDAWAPQINGVVRTLMTTTERLRARGHDVDTITPDQFKTVPCPSYPEIRLALGCGRAMAGRLAASGADAIHIATEGPLGWAARRWCIDRRIPFTTSFHTRFPDYVAMRSRLPADWFWPIVRRFHGPAARVFAATETLADELAERGLPHTHRWSRGVDLDLFSPDVAPLPALAGLKGPILLSVGRVAVEKNIEAFLSARVVGTKVVVGDGPARAMLEKRYPDAIFTGALHGERLAAAYAAADLFVFPSLTDTFGLVMIEALASGVPVVGFPVRGPIDIIGMAGTGMFGGTVPIGALDDSLESAIDRARQAGRAACVTEGRRYGWDRCTDQFLAGLASTKVTKPLVIA, encoded by the coding sequence ATGAAGATCGCGCTGGTCAGCGATGCCTGGGCGCCGCAGATCAACGGGGTCGTCCGCACCCTGATGACCACCACCGAGCGGTTGCGCGCGCGCGGGCACGATGTCGATACGATCACGCCCGATCAGTTCAAGACGGTGCCATGCCCCAGCTATCCCGAAATCCGCCTCGCGCTCGGCTGCGGCCGCGCGATGGCGGGGCGGCTGGCGGCCAGCGGGGCGGACGCGATCCATATCGCCACCGAAGGCCCGCTCGGCTGGGCGGCGCGGCGTTGGTGCATCGACAGGCGCATTCCCTTCACCACCTCCTTCCACACGCGCTTTCCCGATTATGTCGCGATGCGCAGCCGGCTGCCGGCGGACTGGTTCTGGCCGATCGTGCGCCGTTTCCATGGCCCTGCGGCGCGTGTTTTCGCGGCGACCGAGACGCTGGCCGACGAATTGGCCGAGCGCGGGCTTCCGCATACGCACCGCTGGTCGCGGGGGGTCGATCTCGATCTCTTTTCGCCCGATGTCGCGCCGCTGCCCGCACTGGCCGGGCTGAAAGGCCCGATCCTGCTCTCCGTCGGCCGGGTCGCGGTCGAGAAGAATATCGAGGCGTTCCTCAGCGCCCGGGTCGTCGGCACCAAGGTCGTGGTCGGGGATGGCCCCGCGCGGGCGATGTTGGAGAAGCGTTATCCGGACGCGATTTTCACCGGCGCGCTGCACGGCGAGCGGCTGGCCGCGGCCTATGCGGCGGCGGACCTGTTCGTTTTCCCGAGTCTCACCGATACCTTCGGCCTCGTCATGATCGAGGCGTTGGCGAGTGGGGTGCCGGTCGTGGGTTTCCCGGTGCGTGGCCCGATCGATATCATCGGCATGGCCGGCACCGGCATGTTCGGCGGCACCGTGCCGATCGGGGCGCTGGACGATAGTCTGGAATCGGCGATCGATCGGGCGCGGCAGGCCGGCAGGGCGGCCTGCGTGACGGAAGGGCGCCGCTACGGGTGGGATCGTTGCACCGATCAGTTCCTGGCCGGATTGGCATCGACCAAAGTGACGAAACCGCTCGTCATCGCCTGA
- the argS gene encoding arginine--tRNA ligase, giving the protein MTLYIRFAEEIGRILDSLETEGVIPAGLSRRAVSIEPPRDPSHGDLSTNAAMVLAKPAGSNPRALATALAAKLEQVAGVTAVEIAGPGFLNLRLAPDVWRGELATILGQGGDYGRSTAGEGHRVNVEYVSANPTGPMHMGHCRGAVVGDALASLLAFVGHPVTREYYVNDAGAQVQTLGRSAHLRYREALGEDIGEIPEGYYPGDYLKPVGAALAAEFGTRYAAAPEAAWLDLFRTRAVAAMMDMIRADLALLGIHHDIFSSEAAVQDAGRVEAAFAALEAKGLLYQGVLEPPKGKLPDDWEPVEMTLFRATQFGDDQDRPVRNSKGGLTYFGTDLAYHAQKAEQAEELIDIWGADHGGTVKRIEAAVAALTGGEKRFDVKLVQMVKLLRNGEPVKMSKRSGQFVTLADVVQEVGRDVVRFTMLTRKSDAQMDFDFAKVVEASKDNPVFYVQYAHTRIRSVQRKAKELGLDDAGADLTLLDDEELGLVKFAAQFPRIVEQAAATREPHRVAFYLYDCAAAFHALWNRGNDRPDRRFLVQDDPATTQARLSLAEGLGQVLRNGLSIMGVAAAEEM; this is encoded by the coding sequence GTGACGCTCTACATCCGCTTCGCCGAAGAGATCGGCCGCATTCTCGACAGCCTCGAAACGGAGGGGGTGATCCCGGCCGGCCTGTCGCGACGCGCCGTCTCGATCGAGCCGCCGCGCGATCCGAGCCATGGCGATCTCTCGACCAACGCCGCGATGGTGCTGGCCAAGCCGGCGGGTTCGAACCCGCGCGCGCTGGCGACGGCGCTGGCCGCCAAGCTGGAGCAGGTGGCGGGCGTCACCGCGGTCGAGATCGCCGGCCCCGGCTTCCTCAACCTGCGCCTCGCGCCCGATGTGTGGCGCGGCGAACTGGCGACGATCCTGGGGCAGGGCGGCGATTATGGCCGCTCGACCGCGGGTGAGGGGCATCGCGTCAATGTCGAATATGTCTCGGCCAACCCGACCGGGCCGATGCATATGGGCCATTGCCGGGGCGCGGTGGTGGGCGATGCGCTGGCCAGCCTGCTCGCCTTCGTCGGCCATCCGGTGACGCGCGAATATTATGTCAACGATGCCGGCGCGCAGGTGCAGACGCTCGGCCGCTCGGCGCATCTGCGCTATCGCGAGGCGCTCGGCGAGGACATCGGCGAAATCCCCGAGGGCTATTATCCCGGCGACTATCTGAAGCCGGTGGGGGCCGCGCTCGCCGCCGAATTCGGTACGCGCTATGCCGCCGCGCCGGAGGCCGCGTGGCTCGACCTGTTCCGCACCAGGGCCGTGGCGGCGATGATGGACATGATCCGCGCCGATCTGGCGCTGCTCGGCATCCATCATGACATCTTCTCGTCCGAGGCGGCGGTGCAGGATGCCGGCCGGGTCGAGGCCGCCTTCGCCGCGCTGGAGGCCAAGGGGCTGCTCTATCAGGGCGTGCTCGAGCCGCCGAAGGGCAAGCTGCCGGACGATTGGGAGCCGGTGGAGATGACCCTGTTCCGCGCCACCCAGTTCGGCGACGATCAGGATCGGCCGGTTCGCAACTCCAAGGGCGGGCTCACCTATTTTGGCACCGACCTCGCTTATCATGCCCAGAAGGCGGAGCAGGCCGAGGAGCTGATCGACATCTGGGGTGCCGATCATGGCGGCACCGTGAAGCGGATCGAGGCGGCGGTGGCGGCGCTGACCGGCGGCGAGAAGCGCTTCGACGTGAAGCTGGTCCAGATGGTCAAGCTGCTGCGCAATGGCGAGCCGGTGAAGATGTCCAAGCGCTCGGGCCAGTTCGTGACGCTGGCCGACGTGGTGCAGGAGGTCGGCCGCGACGTCGTCCGCTTCACCATGCTGACCCGCAAGTCGGACGCGCAGATGGATTTCGATTTCGCCAAGGTAGTGGAAGCGTCGAAGGACAATCCGGTCTTCTACGTCCAATATGCCCATACCCGTATCCGCTCGGTGCAGCGCAAGGCGAAGGAATTGGGCCTGGACGACGCCGGCGCCGATCTGACCCTGCTGGACGATGAGGAACTGGGGCTGGTCAAGTTCGCCGCGCAGTTCCCGCGCATCGTCGAGCAGGCGGCCGCCACCCGCGAGCCGCATCGCGTCGCTTTCTATCTCTATGATTGTGCGGCCGCCTTCCACGCGCTGTGGAATCGCGGCAATGATCGGCCAGACCGTCGCTTTTTGGTGCAGGATGACCCCGCCACGACGCAGGCGAGGCTTTCCCTCGCCGAAGGACTGGGGCAAGTGTTAAGAAATGGCTTGTCGATCATGGGGGTCGCCGCAGCCGAGGAGATGTAA
- a CDS encoding EAL domain-containing protein, producing the protein MSGHRLNLKILAAAICISLACGMVNLLGPLEFLASITRAKLRSHPPSGQVVVVAIDEQSINTLGPTPWPRGRYADLIRRLHNAGARRIGIDALPWGSDSPIDDAAFEKALTDAKGTVILPVRVTTDNMTGRNGVELPPNRLIHLAQIASTNLVVNWDGMVYDSPYTVDMGGGNVPSMASALATRRGDAGSSFPIDYGIDLRAFPTISAADILNDRWDATRLSGKDVLIGETVNTLRYGAPEFGQLPMVYLHAEATESLREGNPIAAGWLIPALIATGFAALYLFGRRRLLARFVITAGFALFVFGPLAADRLHVYLEIMPSLALLTAASVSRIWFNLRQTLRNKGLVNAVSGQANLNALREVGPRLTPTVIVARILNYAEVTISLPGDYEKDLVEQIVNRLSVGAHRNTIYQADDGLFIWLADTANEEFIGEQLMALHALFRSPVVVAGRLIDLAVTFGLDTDITRSLVQRVSSAVVAADRAASEGRRWMTYDPAELENAEWKMSLLARLDQAVEHGEIWVAYQPKVEMATGRIIGAEALARWSHPEKGEVPPSQFIPAAERSGRIENLTAHILDSAVAATASIHRAGHTDFSIAVNLSARLLDSPSLLTMVADTLARHAMEPRHLILEITETTAMTSQDGIVQALEKLSASGVRLSIDDYGTGFSTLDYLKRIPADEIKIDRSFVSMLEKSQSDRIMVHSTIQLAHSLGRRAVAEGVENAVVLNELRLMQCDYVQGYFTGKPMKFSALMETLPSLEKRAIA; encoded by the coding sequence TTGTCGGGCCACCGCCTGAATCTGAAGATTCTGGCCGCGGCGATCTGTATCTCGCTCGCATGCGGGATGGTCAACCTGCTGGGGCCGCTTGAATTTCTGGCTAGCATCACGCGTGCCAAGCTGCGCAGCCATCCGCCGAGCGGGCAGGTGGTCGTCGTGGCCATCGATGAGCAAAGCATCAACACGCTGGGGCCGACACCCTGGCCTCGCGGGCGCTACGCGGACCTGATTCGTCGCCTGCACAATGCCGGCGCGCGTAGAATTGGCATCGATGCGCTCCCTTGGGGCAGCGACAGCCCAATTGACGACGCCGCATTCGAGAAAGCGCTCACCGATGCGAAGGGTACGGTCATCCTGCCCGTGCGCGTTACCACCGACAATATGACGGGGCGCAACGGCGTCGAATTGCCCCCCAATCGGCTCATCCATCTCGCGCAGATCGCGAGCACCAATCTCGTGGTGAATTGGGACGGCATGGTCTATGATTCGCCCTATACGGTGGACATGGGCGGCGGCAACGTCCCATCGATGGCGAGCGCGCTTGCAACTCGTCGCGGTGATGCCGGCTCCAGCTTTCCCATTGACTATGGCATAGACCTGCGCGCGTTTCCCACGATCAGCGCAGCGGATATTCTCAACGATCGATGGGACGCGACACGCCTCTCGGGCAAAGACGTATTGATCGGCGAAACCGTCAATACCCTGCGCTACGGCGCACCGGAATTCGGCCAGTTGCCGATGGTCTATCTTCATGCGGAGGCGACCGAAAGCCTGCGCGAAGGCAATCCGATCGCGGCAGGCTGGCTCATTCCCGCGCTAATCGCCACGGGCTTCGCGGCTCTTTACCTCTTCGGCCGCCGGCGTCTATTGGCGCGGTTCGTGATCACGGCAGGTTTCGCGCTGTTCGTCTTCGGACCGCTGGCCGCCGACCGGTTGCATGTCTATCTCGAGATCATGCCGTCGTTGGCGTTGCTCACGGCCGCCTCGGTGAGCCGGATCTGGTTCAATCTCCGCCAGACGCTCCGCAACAAGGGCCTCGTCAACGCCGTATCCGGCCAAGCCAATCTCAACGCCTTACGCGAAGTCGGGCCACGCTTGACGCCAACTGTCATCGTCGCCCGCATACTCAACTATGCCGAAGTCACGATTTCGCTGCCGGGCGATTATGAAAAGGACCTCGTCGAACAGATCGTCAATCGTCTGTCGGTCGGCGCGCATAGAAATACCATCTATCAGGCGGACGACGGGCTTTTCATCTGGCTCGCCGATACTGCGAACGAGGAATTCATCGGCGAACAGCTCATGGCGCTCCATGCCCTGTTCCGCAGCCCCGTCGTCGTCGCCGGGCGATTGATCGATCTGGCCGTCACCTTCGGCCTCGATACCGACATCACCCGCTCGCTCGTCCAGCGCGTATCCAGCGCCGTCGTCGCAGCGGATCGGGCCGCCAGCGAAGGGCGTCGCTGGATGACCTATGACCCCGCCGAACTCGAAAATGCCGAATGGAAGATGTCGCTGCTTGCCCGGCTCGATCAGGCGGTGGAGCATGGCGAGATCTGGGTCGCCTACCAGCCCAAGGTCGAGATGGCGACGGGCCGGATCATCGGCGCCGAGGCACTGGCCCGTTGGAGTCATCCGGAAAAAGGCGAAGTGCCGCCCAGCCAGTTCATTCCGGCGGCCGAACGCAGCGGCCGCATCGAGAATCTGACGGCCCATATCCTCGATAGCGCGGTCGCCGCCACCGCTTCCATCCATCGTGCCGGCCACACGGATTTCAGCATCGCCGTCAATCTGTCGGCGCGACTGCTCGACTCGCCGAGCCTGCTGACGATGGTCGCCGATACGCTGGCACGCCATGCCATGGAGCCCCGGCATCTGATCCTGGAAATCACCGAAACCACCGCGATGACGAGCCAGGACGGCATCGTCCAGGCCCTGGAGAAGCTGAGCGCCAGCGGCGTGCGGCTTTCGATCGACGATTACGGCACCGGCTTCTCGACGCTCGACTATCTCAAGCGGATTCCGGCGGACGAAATCAAGATCGACCGCAGCTTCGTGTCGATGCTGGAGAAATCGCAGAGCGACCGAATCATGGTCCACTCGACGATCCAGCTGGCCCACTCGCTCGGCCGTCGCGCCGTGGCGGAAGGAGTCGAGAATGCGGTCGTCCTGAACGAATTGCGGCTGATGCAGTGCGACTACGTCCAGGGCTATTTTACTGGAAAGCCGATGAAATTTTCGGCGCTGATGGAGACGTTGCCCAGCCTGGAGAAACGCGCCATCGCATAA
- a CDS encoding UDP-2,3-diacylglucosamine diphosphatase has protein sequence MATLPELPVEARRNAKPRHDRMPPRIRDKKLPDWIHENDRSEKEGKRLKFRTIWISDTHLGTAGCNADLLLDFLKSTDCETLYLVGDIVDGWQLRKGWYWPARHNDVVRCILKRVKRGTRVIYVPGNHDEAFRDYTGLDFGGIELINEDIHVTADGRRLLVLHGDQFDSIVLYARWLAFLGDSAYVLLLKSNSLVNAVRRMFGLPYWSLAAHLKKRVKNAVQFIGKYEEVVAHAAADRGVDGVVCGHIHSAEIKQFGDITYYNDGDWVESCTALVEHADGRMEILDWAERIRLQEMAKIAAKAGKPDLQAVTA, from the coding sequence ATGGCGACCCTTCCTGAATTGCCCGTCGAGGCCCGCCGTAACGCCAAGCCGCGTCATGATCGCATGCCGCCGCGCATCCGCGACAAGAAATTGCCCGATTGGATTCATGAGAATGATCGGTCGGAGAAGGAGGGGAAGCGCCTCAAATTCAGGACGATCTGGATTTCGGACACGCATCTCGGCACCGCCGGCTGCAATGCCGATCTGCTCCTGGATTTCCTGAAGTCCACCGATTGCGAGACACTGTATCTCGTGGGCGACATCGTCGACGGCTGGCAGCTGCGCAAGGGCTGGTATTGGCCGGCACGACATAATGATGTGGTGCGCTGCATCCTCAAGCGCGTGAAGCGCGGCACCCGCGTGATCTATGTGCCGGGCAATCACGACGAGGCGTTCCGCGATTATACCGGCCTCGATTTCGGCGGCATCGAACTGATCAACGAGGATATCCACGTCACCGCGGACGGCCGGCGGCTGCTGGTGCTCCATGGCGACCAGTTCGACAGCATCGTGCTCTATGCGCGCTGGCTCGCCTTCCTCGGCGACAGTGCCTATGTCCTGCTGCTGAAATCCAATTCGCTGGTCAATGCGGTGCGCCGGATGTTCGGCCTGCCTTATTGGTCGCTTGCGGCGCATCTCAAGAAGCGGGTCAAGAACGCCGTCCAGTTCATCGGCAAATATGAGGAGGTGGTGGCCCATGCCGCCGCCGATCGGGGCGTGGACGGCGTCGTCTGTGGCCACATCCACTCGGCCGAGATCAAGCAGTTCGGCGACATCACTTATTATAATGACGGCGACTGGGTGGAGAGCTGCACCGCGCTGGTCGAACATGCCGACGGGCGCATGGAGATCCTCGACTGGGCCGAGCGTATCCGTCTTCAGGAGATGGCGAAGATCGCGGCGAAGGCCGGCAAGCCCGATCTCCAGGCGGTGACGGCATGA